The nucleotide sequence GGCCGCCACCTGGGGCAGGTGCGTGACCACAAGGACCTGTCGGCCGGCGGCCAGCCGGGCCAGCCGGGCGCCGATCTCCACGGCGGCGCGACCGCCGACCCCCGCATCCACCTCGTCGAAGACGAACGTCGGCACCGGATCCGTCCCGGCCAGGACCACCTCGAGCGCCAGCATGAGGCGGGACAACTCTCCGCCGCTGGCGCCGCGGGCGATCGGTCGCTGTGGGGCACCCGGATGGGTTGCGAGGCTGAACTCGACGTGGTCGCTCCCGGCCGGCCCGAAGCTCGGGCCGGTGCGCACGCTCACCTCGAGTCGCGCATGCGGCATCGCCAGCTCCACGATCTCTGCGGTGACCGCCTCGGCCAGCCGGTCCGCGGCCACCCGCCGGGCGGCGCTGAGCTCGCCGGAGGTCGACGAGAGCACGCGTTCGAGCTCGTCCAGGTCAGCCTGCAACTGGCCGATCCGGTCGTCGTCGCCGCCCAGCTCGCTCAGCCGGGACTCCGCTTCTGCCGCCCAGGCCAGGACCGCGTCGACGTCGGGTCCGTACTTGCGATTCAGCGCCGCCAAGGCAGCCTGCCGTTCCTGACCGGCGGCAAGCGCCGCCGGGTCCGCGTCGATGCTCGCGGCGTAGGACGCCAGGTCCGCGGCGAGATCCGCCAGCGCGTAACCGGCGTCGGCGAGCCGACCGGCGAGCCCGGCCAGCGCCGGATCGTGGCCGGCTACCGCATCGAGCGCCCGTCGACCCTCGGCGACGAGGCCCAGCGCGTCGCGCTCCTCGCCGCTCTCCTCGCCGCCGGTGAGCGCGGTGTGCGCCGCATCGGCGGCCCGGCGCAACGCATCGGCATGGGCCAGCCGGGTGACCAGCTCAGCTACCCGGCCGTCCTCCCCCGGCTCGGGCCGCACCGCGGCGATCTCGGCCCGGCCGTGCCGGAGCAGATCCGCCTCCTGCAAGCGCTCCCGGGTCCGAGTCGTGAGCTCGGCGAGCTCCGCACCGGTCGCGCGGTGGCGGGTATACGCAGCGCGGTAGCCGGCCAGCGGTGCGGCAACCAACTCGCCGGCAAAACGGTCGAGCGCCTCCCGCTGGGCGGCCGGCCGGCCCAGCCGCAGGTGCGCGGCCTGCCCGTGCCGGGCGACCAGATCGTCGGCGAGCTCGCCGAGCAGCGACACGGGCACCGACCGCCCGCCGAGGTGCGCCCGGGACCGGCCCTCGGCGAGAACGTTGCGTCCGAGCAGCAGCTCCCG is from Mycobacteriales bacterium and encodes:
- the recN gene encoding DNA repair protein RecN, with translation MLEELRITGLGVIAEATLTLAPGLTVLTGETGAGKTMVVTGLELLLGGRGDPSLVRAGVDRAAVEGRFLVDPEGSAARRAVDAGALLDDRELLLGRNVLAEGRSRAHLGGRSVPVSLLGELADDLVARHGQAAHLRLGRPAAQREALDRFAGELVAAPLAGYRAAYTRHRATGAELAELTTRTRERLQEADLLRHGRAEIAAVRPEPGEDGRVAELVTRLAHADALRRAADAAHTALTGGEESGEERDALGLVAEGRRALDAVAGHDPALAGLAGRLADAGYALADLAADLASYAASIDADPAALAAGQERQAALAALNRKYGPDVDAVLAWAAEAESRLSELGGDDDRIGQLQADLDELERVLSSTSGELSAARRVAADRLAEAVTAEIVELAMPHARLEVSVRTGPSFGPAGSDHVEFSLATHPGAPQRPIARGASGGELSRLMLALEVVLAGTDPVPTFVFDEVDAGVGGRAAVEIGARLARLAAGRQVLVVTHLPQVAAFADRHYLVEKNDDGLVTESGVRQVDGPDRIRELSRMLAGLADSELGRGHAEELLATAAAAKGS